A single Oncorhynchus kisutch isolate 150728-3 linkage group LG19, Okis_V2, whole genome shotgun sequence DNA region contains:
- the LOC109865007 gene encoding caltractin-like — translation MATSVKRPSLGPVPPPRKKSNPKSELTEELKQEIREAFELFDTDASGYIDVKELKVAMRALGFEPKKEEIKRMITEVDKDETGKISFSDFLTVMTQKMAEKDSKEEILKAFRLFDDDETGKISFRNLKRVAKELGESLTDEELQEMIEEADRDGDGEVNQGEFLRIMKKTSLY, via the exons ATG GCAACCAGTGTAAAGAGGCCATCCCTGGGTCCGGTCCCTCCCCCCAGGAAGAAGTCCAACCCCAAGTCAGAGCTCACTGAGGAGCTGAAACAGGAGATCAGAGAGGCCTTTGAACTGTTCGACACCGATGCCTCCGGATACATCGATGTCAAGGAGctaaag gttgCTATGAGGGCGCTGGGGTTTGAGCCGAAGAAAGAGGAGATTAAGAGGATGATAACAGAGGTGGATAAGGACGAAACAGGAAAGATCTCCTTCTCTGATTTCCTCACCGTCATGACTCAGAAGATG GCTGAGAAGGATTCTAAAGAGGAGATCCTGAAAGCCTTCCGTCTGTTTGATGATGATGAGACGGGGAAGATCTCCTTCAGGAACCTGAAGAGGGTCGCTAAGGAACTGGGAGAGAGCCTGACTGACGAGGAACTGCAG GAGATGATCGAGGAGGCAGACAGGGATGGAGACGGAGAGGTGAACCAGGGAGAGTTCCTCCGCATCATGAAGAAGACCAGCCTGTACTGA
- the LOC109865008 gene encoding sterol-4-alpha-carboxylate 3-dehydrogenase, decarboxylating — translation MATRIRPSSKRCAVIGGSGFLGRHLVEKLLGKGYTVSVFDIRQSYELPGVTFHQGDLCDKQALLTALQGVSLVFHCASPAPASDDKALFQRVNIQGTQTVLQACTEAGVQKVVLTSSASVVFEGTDIKDGREDLPYAKNPIDYYTETKIEQEKLVLKACDKEKGLLTVAIRPHGIFGPRDPQLVPILVDTARRGNMKFIIGDGSNLVDFTFVDNVVHGLILSAESLRPESPICGKAYHITNDEPVRFWDFMSDILVGLGYSAPRYNLPYTLVYGLALLLWLLSLLLCPLVAFKPTFTPMRVALAGKHHFYSCSRAKQDMGYKPVVGLKDGIRRTVESYPHLRHGA, via the exons ATGGCCACGCGCATACGACCG AGCAGTAAGAGGTGTGCAGTGATAGGAGGCTCAGGATTCCTGGGTAGACACCTGGTAGAGAAGCTTTTGGGTAAAGGCTACACTGTGTCGGTGTTTGACATCAGACAGAGCTACGAACTACCAGGAGTCACCTTCCACCAGGGAGACCTCTGTGACAAACAG GCTCTCCTAACAGCCCTCCAAGGCGTCTCCCTGGTGTTCCACTGTGCCTCTCCAGCCCCAGCCAGTGATGACAAGGCTCTGTTCCAGAGAGTCAACATCCAGGGGACACAGACTGTCCTACAGGCCTGCACTGAGGCTGGAGTacag AAAGTGGTACTGACCAGCAGTGCCAGTGTGGTGTTTGAAGGAACAGACATCAAGGATGGGAGAGAAGACCTTCCCTACGCCAAGAATCCCATCGACTACTACACAGAGACCAAGATCGAACAGGAGAAG CTGGTTCTGAAGGCCTGTGACAAGGAGAAGGGCCTCCTGACAGTGGCCATCCGACCTCACGGTATCTTCGGCCCCCGGGACCCCCAGCTGGTGCCCATTCTGGTCGACACTGCACGCAGGGGCAATATGAAGTTCATCATCGG TGATGGTTCTAACCTGGTGGATTTCACCTTCGTGGACAATGTGGTTCATGGTCTCATCCTGTCAGCTGAGAGTCTGAGGCCAGAGTCTCCTATCTGTGGCAAG gcGTACCACATCACTAATGACGAACCTGTCCGGTTCTGGGACTTCATGTCAGATATTCTAGTAGGTCTGGGCTACTCTGCTCCGCGCTACAACCTACCCTACACACTCGTCTACGGGCTGGCTCTGCTGCTGTGGCTGCTGTCTCTGTTACTATGCCCCCTAGTGGCCTTCAAACCCACCTTCACCCCCATGAGGGTGGCCCTGGCAGGTAAACACCACTTCTACAGCTGCTCCAGAGCCAAGCAGGACATGGGGTACAAGCCTGTGGTCGGTCTAAAGGATGGAATCAGACGCACGGTGGAGAGCTATCCTCATCTACGACATGGAGCCTGA